One genomic segment of Danio aesculapii chromosome 15, fDanAes4.1, whole genome shotgun sequence includes these proteins:
- the ppm1da gene encoding protein phosphatase, Mg2+/Mn2+ dependent, 1Da: MDGIFSCRASIYYDQGGRKYMEDLVTMKQEDAPSEDELDAAERGEVEAPAKDQNPDASIQDSIPGSITVTYVQDDEPISTLQHASMPSSVHARRPRAVALFAVFDGHGGPDAARFARDHLWDHIKKQRGFWSEDDEEVCAALRKGFITCHHAMWKKLPEWPKTVTGLPSTSGTTASIVVLRRDRMYVAHVGDSAVVLGVQDHPSEEFIRAVEITQDHKPDLPKERERIEGLGGSVIKKSGVNRVVWKRPRLTHNGPVRRSTVIDQIPFLAVARALGDLWSYDFYSGEFVVSPEPDTAVIKLDLKQHRYIILGSDGLWNMVSPQEAVSICQDNDEAKAKNQKGNVSNAVLLVNHALLRWRQRMLRADNTSAIVISLESFGTSSECLPPYETVYNLQGTKCGAVSKPCINSLQTQVPDAPVQPILEQKNGSSGACMIFEPSDSLTNSEDLPCNDLLENGANCDRTPTGKRVLEDFSSSPEAKKSRSCLTQSPLKESSCTSSQIPSTEPSARNGGGGSGQSENAQVLLQHGKTTVCVC, encoded by the exons ATGGATGGGATATTTTCATGCCGAGCAAGTATTTATTACGACCAGGGCGGTCGGAAATACATGGAGGACCTCGTAACGATGAAGCAGGAGGATGCGCCGAGTGAGGATGAACTGGACGCCGCCGAACGTGGCGAGGTCGAGGCACCAGCAAAAGACCAAAACCCCGACGCTTCAATTCAAGACTCCATCCCCGGATCTATCACGGTTACTTATGTTCAAGACGACGAGCCAATCTCTACTCTTCAGCATGCGTCGATGCCCTCGTCCGTACACGCCCGTCGGCCGCGCGCTGTGGCTCTGTTTGCGGTGTTCGATGGACACGGGGGTCCGGACGCCGCACGCTTTGCTCGCGACCATTTGTGGGATCACATCAAAAAACAAAGAGGCTTTTGGTCTGAGGACGACGAGGAGGTGTGCGCGGCTTTGCGAAAAGGGTTCATCACTTGTCACCATGCCATGTGGAAAAAATTAC CGGAATGGCCAAAAACGGTTACAGGTCTCCCAAGCACATCTGGCACGACTGCAAGTATTGTGGTATTAAGACGCGACCGTATGTACGTTGCCCATGTTGGTGACTCAGCTGTAGTGCTAGGGGTACAGGATCACCCCTCTGAGGAGTTCATCCGAGCAGTGGAAATTACTCAGGACCACAAACCTGACCTTCCAAAGGAAAGGGAAAGAATAGAGGGGCTCGGTGGCAG CGTGATTAAAAAGTCTGGAGTTAATAGGGTAGTGTGGAAGAGGCCTAGACTTACCCACAATGGACCAGTGAGGAGGAGCACCGTCATTGATCAGATCCCTTTTTTGGCTGTGGCCCGAGCTCTTG GTGATCTGTGGAGTTATGACTTCTACAGTGGAGAGTTTGTAGTATCCCCAGAGCCTGATACTGCTGTAATCAAGCTGGATTTGAAGCAGCACCGCTACATTATCTTAGGCAGTGATGGGTTATGGAACATGGTATCACCGCAGGAGGCTGTGTCCATTTGTCAGGACAATGACGAGGCCAAG GCGAAGAATCAAAAGGGAAATGTTTCAAATGCTGTTCTGCTCGTGAACCATGCCTTACTGCGATGGCGTCAGCGCATGCTCCGTGCTGATAATACCAGTGCCATTGTTATCTCTTTGGAGTCATTTGGGACATCCAGCGAGTGCTTGCCACCTTATGAGACTGTGTACAATCTTCAAGGAACAAAATGTGGCGCTGTTTCTAAACCTTGCATCAACTCTTTGCAGACTCAG gTTCCTGATGCTCCAGTACAACCCATCCTGGAACAGAAAAATGGCAGCTCTGGTGCATGCATGATATTTGAACCTTCTGACAGCCTTACAAACTCTGAGGACCTGCCCTGTAATGACTTGCTGGAAAATGGGGCCAATTGTGACAGAACACCGACTGGCAAACGGGTGCTGGAGGATTTCTCCTCCTCTCCTGAGGCGAAGAAGTCCCGTAGTTGTTTGACCCAGTCCCCTCTTAAAGAGTCCTCTTGTACATCCTCGCAGATACCGAGTACAGAGCCCTCGGCTAGGAACGGTGGTGGCGGAAGTGGTCAGTCTGAAAACGCCCAAGTGCTGCTTCAGCATGGGAAGACTACTGTATGTGTTTGCTGA
- the ccdc9 gene encoding coiled-coil domain-containing protein 9 isoform X1, with amino-acid sequence MSAVVDLKTKEEKDAELDKRIEALRKKNEALVKRYQEIQEDKKKAEQEGIAVTTARKPRPHEHESERRKAEKENFTVTVDLSKPAGEKRVTNDRKPAGPRGDQGPEEEEPGRPHGESPPNRTGSGRLSRGGQRGGRREPRPNKGEPWPDRQPQDGEVGEGPAHPERSSRGGRRGGRGGGGAGGGGGGGMQAGPGSDRKSKEWEEKRRQNIEKMNEEMEKIAEYERGQRADGEKLPMRNFLDDPRRSGPIPDTDRKEGSRRHVRNWGGVDFDNVKTGPEVEKEWTNRRPGGKGSVDMTLSMTGRERAEYLRWKKEREQIDEERLARHRNATGQWRREWDAQKTDTMFKEDSAVAGEGTQEQSNRRAARGRNAHAQQRGGPSEDNKKPPKAPTFGDFLGQGKPRQAGGRGRGKGRSQGKSYSMHDNRWEGENEEEKGRMEEQEKEKDEEKDKEKENENEDSTLKAPLSEKKTEEEEEDEWEDASDGEEEDMEEDEKADHEEDTKDAKSKEKSISSAAPSTPSPKGQRTPRPKVHIPSPKETLSTPEAAKPPSPFSPLDGHQPVSDWGEEMEMLSPKSSLGESPLRPSSTESSPAQAKSNPAEQDATDTHSHSEESEKRESAPTVVDSTSCETEKESLRAKSPNTTTSSSQEPIVSPTSDSTIQSKEIDVSIVELDQSQCETSPEEKTAVDSSEQPSTG; translated from the exons ATG TCAGCTGTGGTGGATCTAAAGACGAAGGAGGAGAAAGATGCTGAACTGGACAAAAGGATTGAAGCCCTGCGGAAGAAGAATGAGGCTTTGGTTAAGAGATATCAG GAAATACAGGAAGATAAGAAGAAGGCTGAACAGGAGGGCATCGCTGTGACAACAGCTCGCAAACCTCGCCCTCACGAGCATGAGTCTGAGCGAAGAAAGGCAGAGAAGGAGAATTTCACAGTAACAGTCGACTTATCCAAACCAGCTGGG GAGAAGCGTGTTACAAATGACAGAAAACCAGCTGGTCCTCGTGGAGATCAAGGGCCAGAAGAAGAAGAGCCTGGTCGGCCACATGGCGAGAGTCCCCCAAACAGAACCGGATCGGGCCGGCTAAGCAGAGGTGGCCAACGCGGGGGACGAAGAGAGCCTCGTCCAAACAAAGGCGAACCATGGCCAGACAGGCAACCTCAGGATGGTGAAGTTGGAGAGGGTCCCGCTCATCCTGAACGCTCTTCTAGAGGAGGGCGAAGAGGAGGAAGAGGTGGAGGTGGAGCTGGAGGTGGAGGTGGAGGTGGAATGCAAGCAGGACCAGGCTCAGATAGAAAGTCAAAG GAGTGGGAGGAGAAAAGAAGACAGAACATAGAGAAAATGAATGAGGAGATGGAAAAGATTGCTGAATATGAGAGAGGTCAAAGG GCTGATGGAGAGAAGCTTCCTATGAGAAACTTTCTTGATGACCCACGGCGCAGTGGACCCATTCCAGACACTGACCGCAAGGAGGGAAGCAGACGGCATGTGCGCAACTGGGGTGGAGTTGACTTTGACAATGTGAAGACTGGTCCAGAAGTCGAGAAGGAATGGACG AATCGTAGGCCCGGCGGTAAAGGCTCAGTGGATATGACTCTGTCCATGACAGGAAGAGAAAGAGCTGAATATCTTCGTTGGAAAAAGGAGAGAGAGCAGATTGATGAGGAACGACTGGCTCGTCACCGTAACGCAACCGGACAATGGAGGCGAGAGTGGGACGCACAAAAAACTGATACGAT GTTCAAGGAGGACTCAGCTGTGGCCGGTGAGGGCACGCAAGAACAAAGCAACAGGAGAG CAGCTAGGGGGCGCAATGCCCATGCACAGCAACGCGGTGGACCTTCAG AAGACAATAAGAAGCCGCCCAAGGCACCAACCTTCGGGGACTTTTTGGGGCAGGGTAAACCCAGACAGGCAGGAGGACGTGGGCGAGGAAAGGGGCGCAGTCAAGGCAAAAGCTACAG CATGCATGATAACCGGTGGGAAGGAGAAAATGAAGAGGAGAAAGGAAGAATGGAGGAGCAAGAGAAGGAGAAGGATGAAGAGAAGgacaaagaaaaggaaaatgaGAATGAGGACAGCACCCTTAAGGCTCCATTGTCAGAGAAG AAAActgaagaagaggaggaagatgAGTGGGAGGATGCCAGCGATGGTGAAGAGGAAGATATGGAAGAGGATGAAAAAGCAGATCACGAGGAAGACACGAAAGATGCTAAATCAAAAGAAAAGAGCATTTCCTCTGCTGCACCCTCTACTCCCAGCCCAAAAGGGCAACGTACCCCAAGACCCAAAGTCCACATCCCTTCTCCCAAGGAGACGCTCAGTACACCAGAGGCTGCGAAACCCCCCAGCCCTTTCTCCCCGCTAGACGGCCACCAGCCAGTGTCAGACTGGGGTGAAGAAATGGAGATGCTTTCTCCTAAGAGCAGTCTGGGTGAGAGCCCTCTGAGGCCCAGCAGCACTGAAAGCAGTCCTGCTCAAGCTAAGAGCAACCCGGCAGAGCAGGATGCTACTGACACACACAGCCACTCTGAAGAATCAGAAAAAAGAGAAAGTGCACCTACTG TGGTGGATTCTACTTCGTGTGAAACAGAAAAGGAGTCTTTACGAGCTAAATCTCCTAACACTACCACCTCAAGCAGCCAAGAACCCATAGTTTCGCCCACCTCAGACAGCACCATCCAGAGCA AGGAAATCGATGTCTCTATTGTTGAGCTGGACCAGAGTCAGTGTGAAACCAGTCCTGAAGAGAAAACAGCAGTGGATTCTTCAGAGCAACCGTCCACAG
- the ccdc9 gene encoding coiled-coil domain-containing protein 9 isoform X3, translated as MSAVVDLKTKEEKDAELDKRIEALRKKNEALVKRYQEIQEDKKKAEQEGIAVTTARKPRPHEHESERRKAEKENFTVTVDLSKPAGEKRVTNDRKPAGPRGDQGPEEEEPGRPHGESPPNRTGSGRLSRGGQRGGRREPRPNKGEPWPDRQPQDGEVGEGPAHPERSSRGGRRGGRGGGGAGGGGGGGMQAGPGSDRKSKEWEEKRRQNIEKMNEEMEKIAEYERGQRADGEKLPMRNFLDDPRRSGPIPDTDRKEGSRRHVRNWGGVDFDNVKTGPEVEKEWTNRRPGGKGSVDMTLSMTGRERAEYLRWKKEREQIDEERLARHRNATGQWRREWDAQKTDTMFKEDSAVAGEGTQEQSNRREDNKKPPKAPTFGDFLGQGKPRQAGGRGRGKGRSQGKSYSMHDNRWEGENEEEKGRMEEQEKEKDEEKDKEKENENEDSTLKAPLSEKKTEEEEEDEWEDASDGEEEDMEEDEKADHEEDTKDAKSKEKSISSAAPSTPSPKGQRTPRPKVHIPSPKETLSTPEAAKPPSPFSPLDGHQPVSDWGEEMEMLSPKSSLGESPLRPSSTESSPAQAKSNPAEQDATDTHSHSEESEKRESAPTVVDSTSCETEKESLRAKSPNTTTSSSQEPIVSPTSDSTIQSKEIDVSIVELDQSQCETSPEEKTAVDSSEQPSTG; from the exons ATG TCAGCTGTGGTGGATCTAAAGACGAAGGAGGAGAAAGATGCTGAACTGGACAAAAGGATTGAAGCCCTGCGGAAGAAGAATGAGGCTTTGGTTAAGAGATATCAG GAAATACAGGAAGATAAGAAGAAGGCTGAACAGGAGGGCATCGCTGTGACAACAGCTCGCAAACCTCGCCCTCACGAGCATGAGTCTGAGCGAAGAAAGGCAGAGAAGGAGAATTTCACAGTAACAGTCGACTTATCCAAACCAGCTGGG GAGAAGCGTGTTACAAATGACAGAAAACCAGCTGGTCCTCGTGGAGATCAAGGGCCAGAAGAAGAAGAGCCTGGTCGGCCACATGGCGAGAGTCCCCCAAACAGAACCGGATCGGGCCGGCTAAGCAGAGGTGGCCAACGCGGGGGACGAAGAGAGCCTCGTCCAAACAAAGGCGAACCATGGCCAGACAGGCAACCTCAGGATGGTGAAGTTGGAGAGGGTCCCGCTCATCCTGAACGCTCTTCTAGAGGAGGGCGAAGAGGAGGAAGAGGTGGAGGTGGAGCTGGAGGTGGAGGTGGAGGTGGAATGCAAGCAGGACCAGGCTCAGATAGAAAGTCAAAG GAGTGGGAGGAGAAAAGAAGACAGAACATAGAGAAAATGAATGAGGAGATGGAAAAGATTGCTGAATATGAGAGAGGTCAAAGG GCTGATGGAGAGAAGCTTCCTATGAGAAACTTTCTTGATGACCCACGGCGCAGTGGACCCATTCCAGACACTGACCGCAAGGAGGGAAGCAGACGGCATGTGCGCAACTGGGGTGGAGTTGACTTTGACAATGTGAAGACTGGTCCAGAAGTCGAGAAGGAATGGACG AATCGTAGGCCCGGCGGTAAAGGCTCAGTGGATATGACTCTGTCCATGACAGGAAGAGAAAGAGCTGAATATCTTCGTTGGAAAAAGGAGAGAGAGCAGATTGATGAGGAACGACTGGCTCGTCACCGTAACGCAACCGGACAATGGAGGCGAGAGTGGGACGCACAAAAAACTGATACGAT GTTCAAGGAGGACTCAGCTGTGGCCGGTGAGGGCACGCAAGAACAAAGCAACAGGAGAG AAGACAATAAGAAGCCGCCCAAGGCACCAACCTTCGGGGACTTTTTGGGGCAGGGTAAACCCAGACAGGCAGGAGGACGTGGGCGAGGAAAGGGGCGCAGTCAAGGCAAAAGCTACAG CATGCATGATAACCGGTGGGAAGGAGAAAATGAAGAGGAGAAAGGAAGAATGGAGGAGCAAGAGAAGGAGAAGGATGAAGAGAAGgacaaagaaaaggaaaatgaGAATGAGGACAGCACCCTTAAGGCTCCATTGTCAGAGAAG AAAActgaagaagaggaggaagatgAGTGGGAGGATGCCAGCGATGGTGAAGAGGAAGATATGGAAGAGGATGAAAAAGCAGATCACGAGGAAGACACGAAAGATGCTAAATCAAAAGAAAAGAGCATTTCCTCTGCTGCACCCTCTACTCCCAGCCCAAAAGGGCAACGTACCCCAAGACCCAAAGTCCACATCCCTTCTCCCAAGGAGACGCTCAGTACACCAGAGGCTGCGAAACCCCCCAGCCCTTTCTCCCCGCTAGACGGCCACCAGCCAGTGTCAGACTGGGGTGAAGAAATGGAGATGCTTTCTCCTAAGAGCAGTCTGGGTGAGAGCCCTCTGAGGCCCAGCAGCACTGAAAGCAGTCCTGCTCAAGCTAAGAGCAACCCGGCAGAGCAGGATGCTACTGACACACACAGCCACTCTGAAGAATCAGAAAAAAGAGAAAGTGCACCTACTG TGGTGGATTCTACTTCGTGTGAAACAGAAAAGGAGTCTTTACGAGCTAAATCTCCTAACACTACCACCTCAAGCAGCCAAGAACCCATAGTTTCGCCCACCTCAGACAGCACCATCCAGAGCA AGGAAATCGATGTCTCTATTGTTGAGCTGGACCAGAGTCAGTGTGAAACCAGTCCTGAAGAGAAAACAGCAGTGGATTCTTCAGAGCAACCGTCCACAG
- the ccdc9 gene encoding coiled-coil domain-containing protein 9 isoform X2 yields MSAVVDLKTKEEKDAELDKRIEALRKKNEALVKRYQEIQEDKKKAEQEGIAVTTARKPRPHEHESERRKAEKENFTVTVDLSKPAGEKRVTNDRKPAGPRGDQGPEEEEPGRPHGESPPNRTGSGRLSRGGQRGGRREPRPNKGEPWPDRQPQDGEVGEGPAHPERSSRGGRRGGRGGGGAGGGGGGGMQAGPGSDRKSKEWEEKRRQNIEKMNEEMEKIAEYERGQRADGEKLPMRNFLDDPRRSGPIPDTDRKEGSRRHVRNWGGVDFDNVKTGPEVEKEWTNRRPGGKGSVDMTLSMTGRERAEYLRWKKEREQIDEERLARHRNATGQWRREWDAQKTDTMFKEDSAVAGEGTQEQSNRRARGRNAHAQQRGGPSEDNKKPPKAPTFGDFLGQGKPRQAGGRGRGKGRSQGKSYSMHDNRWEGENEEEKGRMEEQEKEKDEEKDKEKENENEDSTLKAPLSEKKTEEEEEDEWEDASDGEEEDMEEDEKADHEEDTKDAKSKEKSISSAAPSTPSPKGQRTPRPKVHIPSPKETLSTPEAAKPPSPFSPLDGHQPVSDWGEEMEMLSPKSSLGESPLRPSSTESSPAQAKSNPAEQDATDTHSHSEESEKRESAPTVVDSTSCETEKESLRAKSPNTTTSSSQEPIVSPTSDSTIQSKEIDVSIVELDQSQCETSPEEKTAVDSSEQPSTG; encoded by the exons ATG TCAGCTGTGGTGGATCTAAAGACGAAGGAGGAGAAAGATGCTGAACTGGACAAAAGGATTGAAGCCCTGCGGAAGAAGAATGAGGCTTTGGTTAAGAGATATCAG GAAATACAGGAAGATAAGAAGAAGGCTGAACAGGAGGGCATCGCTGTGACAACAGCTCGCAAACCTCGCCCTCACGAGCATGAGTCTGAGCGAAGAAAGGCAGAGAAGGAGAATTTCACAGTAACAGTCGACTTATCCAAACCAGCTGGG GAGAAGCGTGTTACAAATGACAGAAAACCAGCTGGTCCTCGTGGAGATCAAGGGCCAGAAGAAGAAGAGCCTGGTCGGCCACATGGCGAGAGTCCCCCAAACAGAACCGGATCGGGCCGGCTAAGCAGAGGTGGCCAACGCGGGGGACGAAGAGAGCCTCGTCCAAACAAAGGCGAACCATGGCCAGACAGGCAACCTCAGGATGGTGAAGTTGGAGAGGGTCCCGCTCATCCTGAACGCTCTTCTAGAGGAGGGCGAAGAGGAGGAAGAGGTGGAGGTGGAGCTGGAGGTGGAGGTGGAGGTGGAATGCAAGCAGGACCAGGCTCAGATAGAAAGTCAAAG GAGTGGGAGGAGAAAAGAAGACAGAACATAGAGAAAATGAATGAGGAGATGGAAAAGATTGCTGAATATGAGAGAGGTCAAAGG GCTGATGGAGAGAAGCTTCCTATGAGAAACTTTCTTGATGACCCACGGCGCAGTGGACCCATTCCAGACACTGACCGCAAGGAGGGAAGCAGACGGCATGTGCGCAACTGGGGTGGAGTTGACTTTGACAATGTGAAGACTGGTCCAGAAGTCGAGAAGGAATGGACG AATCGTAGGCCCGGCGGTAAAGGCTCAGTGGATATGACTCTGTCCATGACAGGAAGAGAAAGAGCTGAATATCTTCGTTGGAAAAAGGAGAGAGAGCAGATTGATGAGGAACGACTGGCTCGTCACCGTAACGCAACCGGACAATGGAGGCGAGAGTGGGACGCACAAAAAACTGATACGAT GTTCAAGGAGGACTCAGCTGTGGCCGGTGAGGGCACGCAAGAACAAAGCAACAGGAGAG CTAGGGGGCGCAATGCCCATGCACAGCAACGCGGTGGACCTTCAG AAGACAATAAGAAGCCGCCCAAGGCACCAACCTTCGGGGACTTTTTGGGGCAGGGTAAACCCAGACAGGCAGGAGGACGTGGGCGAGGAAAGGGGCGCAGTCAAGGCAAAAGCTACAG CATGCATGATAACCGGTGGGAAGGAGAAAATGAAGAGGAGAAAGGAAGAATGGAGGAGCAAGAGAAGGAGAAGGATGAAGAGAAGgacaaagaaaaggaaaatgaGAATGAGGACAGCACCCTTAAGGCTCCATTGTCAGAGAAG AAAActgaagaagaggaggaagatgAGTGGGAGGATGCCAGCGATGGTGAAGAGGAAGATATGGAAGAGGATGAAAAAGCAGATCACGAGGAAGACACGAAAGATGCTAAATCAAAAGAAAAGAGCATTTCCTCTGCTGCACCCTCTACTCCCAGCCCAAAAGGGCAACGTACCCCAAGACCCAAAGTCCACATCCCTTCTCCCAAGGAGACGCTCAGTACACCAGAGGCTGCGAAACCCCCCAGCCCTTTCTCCCCGCTAGACGGCCACCAGCCAGTGTCAGACTGGGGTGAAGAAATGGAGATGCTTTCTCCTAAGAGCAGTCTGGGTGAGAGCCCTCTGAGGCCCAGCAGCACTGAAAGCAGTCCTGCTCAAGCTAAGAGCAACCCGGCAGAGCAGGATGCTACTGACACACACAGCCACTCTGAAGAATCAGAAAAAAGAGAAAGTGCACCTACTG TGGTGGATTCTACTTCGTGTGAAACAGAAAAGGAGTCTTTACGAGCTAAATCTCCTAACACTACCACCTCAAGCAGCCAAGAACCCATAGTTTCGCCCACCTCAGACAGCACCATCCAGAGCA AGGAAATCGATGTCTCTATTGTTGAGCTGGACCAGAGTCAGTGTGAAACCAGTCCTGAAGAGAAAACAGCAGTGGATTCTTCAGAGCAACCGTCCACAG